From one Polynucleobacter sp. UK-FUSCHL-C3 genomic stretch:
- the mlaE gene encoding lipid asymmetry maintenance ABC transporter permease subunit MlaE has protein sequence MSTEANSLFSGLLNKLGDLGFFIRRNITGLGYAARMFALVLFRSGSLLKRPRLVSDQVLFVGNYSFVIITVSGLFVGFVLGLQGYYTLTRYGSEQALGLLVALSLTRELGPVITALLFAGRAGTSLTAEIGLMKAGEQLSAMEMMAVDPLRRVIAPRLWAGIISMPILATIFTAVGVLGGYLVGVPLIGVDSGAFWSQMQGGVDLFDDIGNGFIKSIVFGFAVTFIALYQGYEAKPTPEGVSQATTRTVVLSSLAVLALDFLLTAMMFSNN, from the coding sequence ATGAGTACAGAAGCCAATTCGTTATTTAGTGGATTACTGAATAAACTAGGCGACCTGGGATTTTTTATTCGTCGCAATATTACTGGTCTTGGTTATGCGGCTCGTATGTTTGCTCTTGTGCTATTCCGATCGGGATCTTTATTAAAGCGCCCCCGTTTAGTTTCAGATCAAGTCTTATTTGTGGGTAACTACTCTTTTGTCATTATTACGGTCTCCGGTTTATTTGTAGGCTTTGTTTTAGGCCTCCAGGGTTATTACACACTTACACGTTATGGCTCAGAACAGGCACTAGGCTTATTAGTTGCTTTGTCCTTAACTCGAGAGTTAGGCCCAGTGATCACAGCTTTGTTATTTGCTGGTCGAGCTGGAACTTCTTTAACGGCAGAAATTGGTTTAATGAAAGCAGGCGAGCAACTCTCTGCGATGGAAATGATGGCGGTTGATCCTTTGCGCCGCGTGATTGCTCCTCGCCTATGGGCCGGAATTATCTCTATGCCTATTTTGGCTACGATCTTTACCGCGGTCGGTGTTCTTGGCGGCTATTTAGTGGGTGTGCCACTAATTGGTGTTGATAGCGGCGCCTTTTGGTCACAGATGCAAGGCGGTGTTGATTTGTTTGATGATATTGGCAATGGTTTTATTAAGAGCATTGTGTTTGGCTTTGCGGTGACCTTTATAGCTCTATATCAGGGCTATGAGGCTAAGCCAACCCCTGAGGGCGTATCACAGGCTACGACTCGAACGGTGGTGCTGTCATCTTTGGCGGTATTGGCTCTCGATTTTTTATTAACTGCCATGATGTTCTCAAACAATTGA
- the mlaD gene encoding outer membrane lipid asymmetry maintenance protein MlaD gives MRKSAIDVWVGIFVAIGMLAMLFLALKVGNMSAISFAPTYTVSARFDNIGGLKPRAPVKSAGVVVGRIADIKFDDSTYQATVTMTIDKVYKFPKDSSAKILTSGLLGEQYIGLEAGGDEQMLGEGGKIAQTQSAIVLENLISQFLYNKAADSGQDKGDGAKGSSK, from the coding sequence ATGAGAAAAAGTGCAATTGATGTCTGGGTAGGTATTTTTGTTGCCATTGGTATGTTGGCGATGTTGTTCTTGGCCTTGAAGGTTGGCAATATGAGCGCCATCTCATTTGCGCCCACCTATACCGTATCTGCCCGCTTTGACAATATTGGTGGTCTAAAGCCTAGGGCCCCCGTTAAAAGTGCCGGAGTAGTTGTTGGGCGCATTGCGGATATCAAGTTTGATGACTCAACGTATCAAGCGACTGTGACTATGACCATTGATAAGGTATATAAGTTTCCGAAGGACTCCTCGGCCAAAATATTAACCTCGGGTTTGCTAGGAGAGCAATACATTGGCCTAGAGGCTGGTGGAGATGAGCAAATGCTTGGTGAAGGTGGCAAGATCGCCCAAACTCAATCAGCTATTGTCTTGGAGAATTTAATTAGCCAGTTTTTGTATAACAAGGCTGCCGATAGCGGGCAAGATAAAGGCGATGGTGCCAAGGGTTCATCGAAGTAG
- a CDS encoding VacJ family lipoprotein, giving the protein MSSLKRLFLLFISASMIGCASIPPGSEGSPNDPWESFNRSVFAFNEGLDDYLLKPITKGYRFILPKPAQQGIDNFFGNYRDIYTSANNLLQGNFSMAFSDLMRVVVNTIFGLGGFIDMATPGGLEKHKADFGQTFGVWGIPSGPYVVLPIFGPSSVRDTFGTAADLETDYLFRLLPDVALRNSLTALRVVNARNTYFEAGDLLEGAAIDKYTFTRDAYIQRRQYQIDQAKEGKEPPMPVYENQYQ; this is encoded by the coding sequence GTGTCAAGTTTAAAACGTCTTTTTCTTCTCTTTATTTCTGCCTCGATGATTGGGTGCGCAAGCATTCCGCCTGGCAGTGAGGGCTCTCCCAATGATCCTTGGGAATCTTTTAATCGCTCGGTCTTCGCCTTTAACGAAGGATTGGATGATTATTTACTAAAGCCCATTACGAAAGGCTATCGTTTTATTCTGCCAAAACCAGCACAACAGGGCATCGATAATTTCTTTGGTAACTATCGGGATATCTATACCTCAGCTAATAATCTTCTGCAGGGCAACTTTAGTATGGCCTTTAGTGATTTAATGCGCGTGGTCGTCAATACTATTTTTGGTTTAGGTGGCTTTATTGATATGGCTACTCCAGGCGGACTGGAAAAACATAAGGCTGATTTTGGACAAACCTTTGGTGTGTGGGGTATTCCATCGGGTCCTTATGTGGTCTTGCCAATCTTTGGGCCTAGCTCGGTGCGCGACACTTTTGGAACTGCTGCCGATTTGGAGACCGACTATTTATTCCGGCTTTTGCCCGATGTTGCCTTGCGTAACAGTTTGACCGCATTACGTGTTGTGAATGCTCGTAATACATACTTTGAGGCTGGGGATTTATTAGAGGGTGCAGCGATTGATAAGTACACCTTTACTCGCGATGCCTATATTCAAAGGCGCCAATATCAGATTGACCAGGCTAAAGAGGGCAAGGAGCCACCCATGCCTGTTTATGAAAACCAATATCAGTAA